From Variovorax sp. PMC12, the proteins below share one genomic window:
- a CDS encoding D-alanine--D-alanine ligase — translation MSLQDPKLFGKVAVLFGGSSAEREISLMSGTGVLEALRSRGVDAHAFDPSQRELADLKREGFARCFVALHGRHGEDGTVQGALELLGIPYTGSGVMASSVAMDKVMTKRIWQADGLPTPKYVRLAFDQQSREQVMAVPDVLGLPLIVKPPREGSSIGVTKVEGYSQMQDAITLSAKYDADVLCEEFIEGEEVTCAVLGHGLDARALPVVRIAAPEGAYDYQNKYFTDDVKYQCPSGLPEAEEHEIQRITLAAYRTLGCRGWGRADVMIRASDRKPFLLEMNTSPGMTSHSLVPMSARAAGIAYEELCVRVLASATLDATGGSL, via the coding sequence ATGAGCCTTCAGGATCCCAAACTCTTCGGCAAGGTCGCCGTGCTGTTCGGCGGCAGTTCCGCCGAACGCGAAATCTCGTTGATGTCGGGCACTGGCGTGCTCGAAGCCCTGCGCTCGCGCGGCGTCGACGCGCATGCCTTCGACCCCTCGCAGCGCGAGCTGGCCGATCTCAAGCGCGAAGGCTTCGCGCGCTGCTTCGTCGCGCTGCACGGCCGCCACGGCGAGGACGGCACGGTGCAGGGCGCGCTCGAGCTGCTCGGCATTCCCTACACCGGCTCGGGCGTGATGGCTTCCAGCGTGGCCATGGACAAGGTCATGACCAAGCGCATCTGGCAGGCCGACGGCCTGCCCACGCCCAAGTACGTGCGCCTGGCCTTCGACCAGCAAAGCCGCGAGCAGGTCATGGCCGTGCCTGACGTGCTCGGCCTGCCGCTGATCGTGAAGCCGCCGCGCGAGGGCTCGTCCATCGGCGTGACCAAGGTCGAGGGCTACTCCCAGATGCAGGACGCGATCACGCTCTCGGCCAAGTACGACGCAGACGTGCTCTGCGAAGAGTTCATCGAAGGCGAGGAAGTGACCTGCGCCGTGCTTGGCCACGGGCTCGACGCGCGTGCGCTGCCTGTGGTGCGCATCGCCGCGCCCGAAGGCGCCTACGACTACCAGAACAAGTACTTCACCGACGACGTGAAGTACCAGTGCCCGAGTGGCCTGCCCGAGGCGGAAGAGCACGAGATCCAGCGCATTACGCTGGCCGCCTACCGCACGCTCGGCTGCCGCGGCTGGGGCCGTGCCGACGTGATGATCCGCGCCAGCGACCGCAAGCCCTTCCTGCTCGAGATGAACACCTCGCCCGGCATGACCAGCCACTCGCTGGTGCCGATGTCGGCCCGCGCCGCGGGCATCGCCTACGAAGAACTCTGCGTGCGGGTGCTGGCCTCGGCCACGCTCGACGCCACGGGAGGCTCGTTATAG